The genomic region GTTAGGAGACTGTAATCCTGGGCTGTGTTTACATAAAAATTAGAGAGTCCGCTTTCATATGTCGATCCCATGATGAGCATTCCAGAAATTGATGCCGATAAGCCCAATATTCCACctgaataaaaataacagtATATGATTAACTTTATATTGAAGTATACTATTGTAATTTTTCATACGgataatatatcataatatactGTGAATATGTTTGATCTCTATAAACGTTAAGTTCATGTGATTCAGAATTTATTTTGAcgttcatgaaagaaaatgaaaattccCCCAGCAGAAAGTAATGCCATTTACCTGAAATGACGCCTTTTGCTGTGGCCTTTGACCATGTGATTGTGAGAAACAAAGGCACAAGGAACGGGCATGTCAGAACTTGAAGTCCAAGGGTTGCCCAGTTCACATTCATGTCCGTCTCCGAAATAAGCAATCCATAAGGTACAATTAAAATCACTACCCATACCATACACCAACTCTAAAAGTACATTGTTTTAATTGGTTAAAACGTTAtccaatgaaaatattaaaaatgaatatctaGTAAGGAAAAGTAAaaaccaggccccaatttttcCTTTATAGCAGGACACTTTATATTCGTAATGAAGTGTTATGaggtttttaaagaaatatttatcataatcacGATAGTATTTATCTTTGAGTAAAAAATGTTTCTCATTTACCTTGTAACGCATCAATCCATCTTCATATCGTCTGTAATCCCCGTGAACGCTGCATGTGTATGCGACCTTGTCCACTCCAAGTCGCGCGCGCGTAGTAATGTCTACGTCACACGATTTGCAACCAATCGACGATGAGCATGCGCAAAAGTCTCCGTCCATCTTTGATTCCGAAAGTTGCTTTTGTCTTCCACACAAGACACAACTCGTAGGTGAAAGGTTTTTCCTTTTCCAACGCGATAGCGATGTTTGGAATTAGGCATTTTGAATAACAACACAatgtaacataaaattaaaCTTCATGAACGGCAAGCACTGTAACTAATACATACTAAGTTTAACCtgattgttaaataataaaccCACATGGCAGTTGATTACAAGCATtgcaatgaattatttttttctgatatgcTTGAAGGAAATTAGcaatcttaaaatattaaatgtaatgtatATGTCAAATGTTAAACGAATGCCAAAAAAATCGTCCGAAATCTACCAACCTGGGTAAGCTGCAATTTACAAGTAAGTCAAAGACTCAATTGACCAGTTTACATACCTGAATGGGTTAATGTACGTCTTGTAGATATCATAGACGACAATGGACGAGATGGCCATTACTTCCCCTGACCCGGTGGACATGAGAGCCAtcatcaacatggttagaagcAGGTAGCCGCCTGTCTCTCCATGCAGGAAGTTCATTACAAACGGGGTAATATACCCTTCAATGAAGGGCAAAATAATGCTTATAATAGTAAACACAATTGTATTACAAACCATATATAATTGGACGATATGTacactttaaataatgttacatCTCTTATGTTGTTGTCAAACAATATACGTTTAAAGGAAATACTATTGATACAATTGAGACAACGTGTCTAGCAGTCagtaatttaattatttgttcatttaaaggcacatggataaaaacaaaatacaaccaaCCAGACGACAGAATCAGGTCAAATCATTTCATAGACAGACAAAAGTATTTATGATGTGTACAACGGTCATCGTCATCAActcatttgtttacaataaataacGATTGCCTAGTATGcaaaatagcaaataaacacaaatatacgAGTGTATGTTAAGTAAGAccaaactatatacatgtactaacattaagacatttaaaaaatccTAAATAAGCAGTTATTGTTGTATACGTTCATTTCTATCATTTGATTGTGACAACTGCACATCTCTGTAAACAAATTGGACCTATGTTGGTATAAGAAGGAAAAACAAAGTGAAATAAATCTTCCACGATAAAGGGGTTGGAAAGGAAGACATCTTTGGTTTCTAGTTATATTATTTCTAGCTTATCTACCAGTTTGGATACGAAGCGGATGTACAGACAGTCGTTATCTATAAAGTAAAATCTTAGCACACAGAACGCAGAAATCTAGCAGTTTGTAAATGATCTTAAaatccagaaaaaaatatgctgCCGCATAAAGGGAATCCATGCTCGAATATTATTTGTGTTCCTTACATAGAAAGTGGCTTGTTTACAGGACAAACTCTGTCACTGAGAAAAAGGACAACTTATATTTCTCGTCGCGAAACATTATAGAactaaaatattacaattatacCTGATACTTGGTATCATTTTGGTTgagtattatataaatattaaatgcaagtaatgaataatacatgtatagGTTTTAGTCTTCTGTGGCAATTTTGAATTTACTCACCGTTATCAATTTCACTTTCTGACAGTAGGTGCGTACCGTTTTTCAAACTCATTGCAAAATAGGTGGTTGTGGCAGTGACAGACAGACAAGGGGCTATCACGAACCACAAATATGCGGCCATAAAAAATCCCAATACTCCTTCAGTCGGTTTTGCAGCAATGCGACTCTGCCAATTAGCTTGGTCTGTGAAACTAATTGATGTTGccataaatagcaaaacaacgCCATAAATCAAACCGGATTCGGTACGAAACGTGGCGTGTGATTGCTCGTAGTTCGTTTCAGGCGCTTCAACACAAATTGCTGCCTTATAAAGAGCCTCCATACTCGAATATTCTTTGCTTTCCTCTGAGGGAAAGTAGCTTGTGTACAGGACATATACTGTCACTGAGAGAAAGGTCAATGCCGTATTAAAGTAGGAAATATAAAAAGTCGTTCCGAGTCCGCCAATCATACAATATGACCCAAATAAGAAGGCGAGTACCAGAAAAATGAACTCGTTGTTAACATCTTTTGTAAGAACCTCTAAAGCACTCTTTCCAGCCAGAAGCATGCTCGTGCTAACGATTAAGCTGGAAGTCATGGCTAGGATGCAAAACATGACGTGCCCAGCAACTCCAAATCGAGCATAAGCGATCTAAATAATAAagaagaaacgccgcaatgcgacgaaaccaggttttaaaAGATAAACCGAAGAACTTAAACCTGTGGCAACATCACATTTCTATATTACTAAACTGGttggaataaatatatttgcttaaaatatttctcCGTAAAAATGATGTTTCTATTTTACGAACAGGTACAAAGTTTAATTACAATAAATGAGCTGCAATAGAAGGTGTTCActtttaactgtttttctattttaagcaaCAGTgaaattgaccttgaccctatggGCCCCAAACGAGACCCAacgaaaggtctccataaactctttctatatcCTCCGTTTtatcacaatatgtcaaccctaactaaagtcaTTAATAaccaaccgtttttctatttttagtaacagtaaccctgaccttgacccttgaattccaatcacatgaaaggtctccatcaACCTTCtaatataccaagtttggtcacaatatatcaacctaactaaatttattttctacCAGGTGAGTTTGGCGCAGCCCGCACAACCGAACAACGGCGTAATTTGAGTATACAAATACAGGGGTTATAAAGACTAAATTGCCCTTGCTTATATTCTGATCCGTTTACACATGATCGCGTATATGCTTGATTTCATTTACCTATCATTCAACTAAGCATAAAATGTAACCCCGTCACGCTTCTTCAAttcgttttaaattttatatcagttattctCTATTTCATACGATACTTAAGTAATGCTTGCTACAAACATTCTATAATATTCATAACACACAAatggaaattaaaaacatataccTGTGGGAAGGTCTTTGCACCAGGAGCTCTTGTCTTCaaaaaaatggacaaaacaGGAAAAAGTAGTATGTCCACAATAATGCCAATCGAAAACCAAAGAGTTCCCCCAAGGCCTGACTACAAGAAAGATACATAATttaccaaaacatattttcttaagTACTCTTGACCAAACCTCGGTCAATAACGTTACATTTATATAGCTTCAATCTACCACCATTCCTTCCAATATATGTCTCAATAAGGCATGGGGTGTCTATAAGCAATTGAGACACCGATATACAAAAAAGCGTATCATTggttattatgtttatttttggtccCTTATTAGTTAGCTCATATAATTTTGGTACCATTTGAAAGGAAATTGCTTACTGATTACcattatatgtaaaacaaaaacatattaaatacagCTAGTAATTGCAGTTCgtattgtattcatttattctttatttcagtttaaattgaaCACTCTTTGGCCTGTTTTACAATCTTTCAACCAATCAAgcaatattgtttgtaatattttgttcggtatatttttacatattcgtTTTCCGCGTAAAGAATCCTTTCCAAGTATACCAAAACAATCTTGGATCATCggatatatttacaaacacatcACGTGACTCCGTGGCTACCTACTTTGCTGGTGAGTGTAGAGCTCTGGAG from Mya arenaria isolate MELC-2E11 chromosome 3, ASM2691426v1 harbors:
- the LOC128226069 gene encoding uncharacterized protein LOC128226069; amino-acid sequence: MKDSGIVPLQDIVNELRNMSLASRELFSEVVTVVKLILVMPATNATSEWSFSALRRVKTYLRTSMTQERLNYLMLLHAHRDATDSTDLLSVANEFVTTEGVTTAPTISTDGSSEGTTASLNDGTSSAVQHSCKKKLKPREGETNISPSIPKSNAALLLLLGFGGFSILVAAAYKSLRKYVYHDEHNLDTVFDAGGRVSLSLTAVTVTSQLLWPADFLQSSTLTSKSGLGGTLWFSIGIIVDILLFPVLSIFLKTRAPGAKTFPQIAYARFGVAGHVMFCILAMTSSLIVSTSMLLAGKSALEVLTKDVNNEFIFLVLAFLFGSYCMIGGLGTTFYISYFNTALTFLSVTVYVLYTSYFPSEESKEYSSMEALYKAAICVEAPETNYEQSHATFRTESGLIYGVVLLFMATSISFTDQANWQSRIAAKPTEGVLGFFMAAYLWFVIAPCLSVTATTTYFAMSLKNGTHLLSESEIDNGYITPFVMNFLHGETGGYLLLTMLMMALMSTGSGEVMAISSIVVYDIYKTYINPFRKNLSPTSCVLCGRQKQLSESKMDGDFCACSSSIGCKSCDVDITTRARLGVDKVAYTCSVHGDYRRYEDGLMRYKSWCMVWVVILIVPYGLLISETDMNVNWATLGLQVLTCPFLVPLFLTITWSKATAKGVISGGILGLSASISGMLIMGSTYESGLSNFYVNTAQDYSLLTAMLSGFVVSGVVSVIVSLCTHNIRSEADANLEWAKTINIDNPINPFRLIYEEEFAKAEVGDIITATAMDKVFRKAKLYAGVLGIISLVIFVVILPAIALSSGVLSFDEFKAWIKGYQIYCFICTFVVVVLPPFEEGYQIWLRYQKNKRNETLSVFTAKQPDLNGESCRL